The following proteins are co-located in the Paracoccaceae bacterium Fryx2 genome:
- the nuoE gene encoding NADH-quinone oxidoreductase subunit NuoE, producing the protein MTLPADLATRIRAAVDHDGSPQAAMLEALRLIQHAEGWVSDERLAEAAEVLGVGVAELENLATFYSLIFRRPVGETVILLCDGAPCWLNGGDAVRDALFARLGIGFGQTTADGRYTVINMACVGGCDRAPAAVVGRDRRLVGPLSPDGLAALLEGGL; encoded by the coding sequence ATGACCCTTCCCGCAGACCTTGCCACCCGTATCCGCGCCGCCGTGGACCATGACGGCAGCCCGCAGGCCGCCATGCTGGAGGCGCTGCGGCTGATCCAGCACGCCGAAGGCTGGGTGTCGGACGAACGTCTGGCCGAGGCGGCCGAGGTGCTGGGCGTGGGCGTGGCGGAGCTGGAAAACCTTGCCACCTTCTACAGCCTGATCTTCCGCCGCCCGGTGGGGGAAACGGTGATCCTTCTGTGCGACGGCGCGCCGTGCTGGCTGAACGGCGGCGACGCGGTGCGCGATGCCTTGTTCGCGCGGCTGGGCATCGGCTTCGGCCAGACCACGGCCGACGGCAGGTATACCGTGATCAACATGGCCTGCGTCGGGGGCTGCGACCGTGCGCCTGCCGCCGTGGTGGGCCGCGACCGCCGTCTGGTCGGGCCGCTGTCGCCGGACGGGCTGGCCGCGCTGCTGGAGGGCGGGCTATGA
- the nuoK gene encoding NADH-quinone oxidoreductase subunit NuoK, translated as MTETTLILTLILSAGLFATGLFGVMARRAILFQLISLEVMLSGPALAFIAAGAFHGDAQGQGMFVFVLVLAAAEVAIGLALFLALRRVADVVDSDSVSDLRQ; from the coding sequence ATGACCGAAACCACGCTGATCCTGACGCTGATCCTCTCCGCCGGCCTCTTTGCCACCGGCCTGTTCGGGGTGATGGCGCGGCGCGCGATCCTGTTCCAGCTGATCTCGCTGGAGGTGATGCTGTCGGGCCCGGCGCTGGCCTTCATTGCCGCCGGCGCGTTTCATGGCGACGCGCAGGGGCAGGGGATGTTCGTCTTCGTGCTGGTGCTGGCGGCGGCGGAGGTGGCGATCGGGCTGGCGCTTTTCCTGGCGCTGCGCCGGGTGGCCGATGTCGTGGACAGCGATTCCGTCAGTGATCTGAGGCAGTAA
- the nuoC gene encoding NADH-quinone oxidoreductase subunit C/D: MSPESSALDVIDDLRARFGSAVLHAQPTGEAFPVLWIAPEAATAIHRFLREEIAQPFGLLTDLWAIDETARVHREGQPASGVTLATHLTSFGRNADIRLKMACDGADPRAPSLAGVYANADWYEREAFDMFGVHFDGRDSHRRILMPPTWEGHPLRKSHYARATEQPPFRMTDAYFEREERAQVSDPAELGLPASRDGAELMVLNFGPHHPSTHGVFRILLGLDGEEVVWAWPDIGYHHRGVEKMAERQTWHGFIPYCDRVDYLGGVMSELPYLMAVERLCGITVPDRAQVIRVMLCEFFRITNHLLFYGTMAQDVGAMSPVFYMFTDRERAHEVMQTITGARMHPAFFRIGGVAMDLPTGWDALVRGFLDWMPARLDEYEGMVMRSELFQIRTKGVGAYDTDTALRWGTTGPGLRATGCDWDWRKMRPYSGYENFDFEVPTGTRGDCYDRTRVRVDEMRESLKIIRQCLDNMPEGPIKADHPLTTPPSRDRMQHDIETLIQHFLAVSWGTNVPVGEATGQIESHRGLAQYSVISDGGGMSYRTRIRTPSFAHLQMLPLILPGMTVADLVAHVASLDFVMSDVDR; encoded by the coding sequence ATGAGTCCGGAGTCCTCTGCCCTTGATGTTATTGACGACCTGCGCGCGCGCTTCGGGTCGGCCGTGCTGCACGCGCAGCCGACCGGCGAGGCGTTTCCGGTGCTGTGGATCGCGCCGGAAGCTGCGACCGCCATTCACCGCTTCCTGCGCGAGGAGATTGCGCAGCCGTTCGGCTTGCTGACCGACCTCTGGGCGATTGACGAAACCGCGCGGGTGCATCGCGAGGGCCAGCCCGCCTCGGGTGTCACGCTGGCGACGCACCTGACCTCGTTCGGGCGCAATGCCGACATCAGGCTGAAGATGGCCTGCGACGGGGCCGACCCGCGCGCGCCGTCGCTGGCGGGCGTCTATGCCAATGCCGACTGGTATGAGCGCGAGGCGTTCGACATGTTCGGGGTGCATTTCGACGGGCGCGACAGCCACCGCCGCATCCTGATGCCGCCGACCTGGGAAGGGCATCCGCTGCGCAAGAGCCACTATGCCCGCGCCACCGAGCAGCCGCCGTTCCGCATGACGGACGCCTATTTCGAGCGCGAGGAGCGTGCGCAGGTATCCGACCCGGCAGAGCTTGGCCTGCCCGCCTCGCGCGACGGGGCAGAGCTGATGGTTCTGAACTTCGGCCCGCATCACCCTTCCACGCATGGCGTTTTCCGGATTCTGCTGGGGCTGGACGGCGAAGAGGTGGTCTGGGCCTGGCCCGATATCGGCTATCACCACCGCGGCGTCGAAAAGATGGCCGAGCGTCAGACCTGGCACGGTTTCATCCCCTATTGCGACCGGGTGGACTACCTCGGCGGCGTCATGTCGGAACTGCCGTATCTGATGGCGGTCGAACGGCTGTGCGGCATCACGGTGCCCGACCGGGCACAGGTGATCCGGGTGATGCTGTGCGAATTCTTCCGGATCACCAACCATCTCTTGTTCTACGGCACCATGGCGCAGGACGTGGGGGCGATGTCGCCGGTGTTCTACATGTTCACCGACCGCGAGCGTGCGCATGAGGTGATGCAGACCATCACCGGCGCGCGGATGCACCCGGCCTTCTTCCGCATCGGCGGCGTGGCGATGGACCTGCCGACCGGCTGGGATGCGCTGGTGCGTGGGTTCCTTGACTGGATGCCCGCGCGGCTGGACGAATACGAGGGCATGGTGATGCGCTCGGAACTGTTCCAGATCCGCACCAAGGGGGTGGGCGCCTATGACACCGACACCGCGCTGCGCTGGGGCACCACCGGGCCGGGGCTGCGGGCCACGGGCTGCGACTGGGACTGGCGCAAGATGCGGCCCTACTCGGGGTATGAGAACTTCGACTTCGAGGTGCCGACCGGCACGCGCGGCGATTGCTACGACCGCACGCGGGTGCGGGTGGACGAGATGCGGGAGTCGTTGAAGATCATCCGCCAATGCCTTGACAACATGCCGGAAGGTCCGATCAAGGCCGACCATCCGCTGACCACGCCGCCATCGCGTGACCGGATGCAGCACGACATCGAAACCCTGATCCAGCATTTCCTCGCCGTCAGCTGGGGCACCAACGTGCCGGTGGGCGAGGCGACCGGACAGATCGAGTCGCACCGCGGGCTGGCGCAGTATTCGGTGATCTCGGATGGTGGCGGGATGAGCTACCGCACCCGCATCCGCACGCCGTCCTTCGCGCATCTTCAGATGCTGCCGCTTATCCTGCCCGGCATGACGGTGGCCGATCTGGTGGCCCATGTCGCCAGCCTTGATTTCGTGATGTCGGATGTAGACAGATGA
- a CDS encoding NADH-quinone oxidoreductase subunit J translates to MSEVFVIWAGFVALVSALLAVTRPSVVHGLMWLVATLLSLAAAFFGLGAGFAGAVQILIYAGAILAVFVFVVMTVDASPEALALERSRLKQAWQMPALVVVLVVLPFTLGGAPWGLVEGAEVASVPAKRVGALLFGPWAIAVEIASFLLLAALMGARHLGRRPRQGEDGQ, encoded by the coding sequence ATGAGCGAGGTTTTCGTGATCTGGGCGGGGTTTGTGGCGCTGGTCTCGGCGCTGCTGGCTGTCACGCGCCCCAGCGTGGTGCATGGGCTGATGTGGCTGGTGGCCACATTGCTGTCGCTGGCGGCGGCGTTCTTCGGCCTGGGCGCGGGGTTCGCCGGGGCGGTGCAGATATTGATCTATGCCGGGGCGATCCTCGCGGTGTTCGTCTTCGTGGTGATGACGGTCGATGCCTCGCCCGAGGCGCTGGCGCTGGAGCGCAGCAGGCTGAAGCAGGCCTGGCAGATGCCCGCGCTGGTGGTGGTGCTGGTGGTGCTGCCCTTCACGCTGGGCGGCGCGCCCTGGGGGCTGGTGGAGGGGGCCGAGGTCGCCTCGGTGCCGGCAAAGCGGGTGGGGGCGCTCCTGTTCGGCCCCTGGGCGATTGCGGTGGAGATCGCGTCGTTCCTGCTGCTGGCCGCCCTGATGGGCGCGCGGCATCTGGGGCGGCGCCCCCGGCAGGGGGAGGACGGGCAATGA
- the nuoH gene encoding NADH-quinone oxidoreductase subunit NuoH codes for MNTAIGLGLTLAFSVVLIAALLVAAGVFTWVERRVLGFFQERLGPNRVGYFGFMQWVADTVKLLTKEDAAPPGADRAAYLMAPALAALPMLAGFGVVMFGPGLAISGLDMGLVFVMGMLALTVYAMVLGAWASRNRYAMLGGLRAAAQLLAYESFLGLSLMGVVLLAGSFNLGEIVAAQQGLWFIVVQPLGAVLFFIAGIAAAHRLPFDLQESENDLVAGFMTEYSGMSFALFFLGEYLAILLVASLFTTLFLGGWLGPWLPGPLWFGAKVGVIAFVFIWLRAALPRPRYDQLISFAWKVALPLALVNLLVTGWIVVGRGA; via the coding sequence ATGAACACCGCAATCGGCCTCGGGCTGACCCTCGCATTTTCGGTCGTGCTGATCGCGGCGCTGCTGGTGGCGGCGGGGGTGTTCACCTGGGTGGAACGCCGGGTGCTGGGCTTCTTTCAGGAACGGCTGGGGCCGAACCGGGTCGGATACTTCGGCTTCATGCAATGGGTGGCCGACACGGTGAAGCTGCTGACCAAGGAAGACGCCGCCCCGCCCGGTGCCGACCGCGCGGCCTATCTGATGGCGCCCGCGCTTGCCGCGCTGCCGATGCTGGCGGGGTTCGGCGTGGTGATGTTCGGGCCGGGGCTGGCGATTTCGGGCCTCGACATGGGGCTGGTCTTCGTGATGGGGATGCTGGCGCTGACGGTCTATGCCATGGTGCTGGGCGCCTGGGCGTCGCGCAACCGCTATGCCATGCTGGGCGGCCTGCGGGCGGCGGCGCAGCTGCTGGCCTATGAAAGCTTTCTCGGCCTGTCGCTGATGGGCGTGGTGCTGCTGGCGGGCAGCTTCAACCTGGGCGAGATCGTCGCGGCGCAGCAGGGGCTGTGGTTTATCGTGGTGCAGCCGCTCGGCGCGGTGCTGTTCTTCATCGCCGGGATTGCGGCGGCGCACCGCCTGCCGTTCGACCTTCAGGAATCGGAAAACGATCTGGTGGCGGGCTTCATGACCGAATATTCCGGCATGAGCTTCGCGCTGTTCTTTCTGGGCGAGTATCTGGCGATCCTGCTGGTGGCGTCGCTGTTCACCACGCTGTTTCTGGGCGGCTGGCTGGGGCCGTGGCTGCCGGGGCCGCTGTGGTTCGGGGCCAAGGTCGGGGTGATTGCCTTTGTTTTCATCTGGCTGCGGGCGGCGCTGCCCCGGCCGCGCTATGACCAGCTTATCAGCTTTGCCTGGAAGGTGGCGCTGCCGCTGGCGCTGGTGAACCTGCTGGTCACCGGCTGGATCGTGGTGGGGAGGGGCGCATGA
- the nuoI gene encoding NADH-quinone oxidoreductase subunit NuoI → MIKGIAESLARVGRMFFAPTKTRQYPEEKPVLPPRYRARIVLTRDPDGTERCVACNLCAVVCPVDCIDVVKTETEDGRWYPETFRINFARCIFCGYCEEACPTSAIQLTPDFELADYERASLVYDKQDLLISGEGKHAGYRYWDVAGKAIAGKDKGEAENESPPVDLRDLRP, encoded by the coding sequence ATGATCAAGGGCATCGCGGAATCGCTGGCGCGGGTGGGGCGGATGTTCTTCGCGCCGACCAAGACCCGGCAATACCCCGAGGAAAAGCCGGTGCTGCCGCCGCGCTACCGGGCGCGGATCGTGCTGACGCGCGACCCCGACGGCACCGAACGCTGCGTGGCCTGCAACCTCTGCGCCGTGGTCTGCCCGGTCGACTGCATCGATGTGGTCAAGACCGAGACCGAGGACGGCCGCTGGTATCCCGAAACCTTCCGGATCAACTTCGCCCGCTGCATCTTCTGCGGCTACTGCGAGGAGGCCTGCCCGACCTCGGCGATCCAGCTGACGCCCGATTTCGAGCTGGCCGACTACGAACGCGCCTCGCTGGTCTACGACAAGCAGGACCTGCTTATTTCGGGCGAGGGCAAGCACGCGGGCTACCGCTACTGGGATGTGGCGGGCAAGGCGATTGCGGGCAAGGACAAGGGCGAGGCGGAAAACGAAAGCCCGCCGGTCGATCTGCGGGATCTGCGGCCATGA
- a CDS encoding NADH-quinone oxidoreductase subunit L, which translates to MIELTPWLLLLLVPAPALGVFLILGLDPYRLRRDAVNALALLGGVAPMLVMVPLSVACGMGECHVVVPVFTLVVGQAEVALALLLDPLSALVGSTVTVVGAAVMVYAVQYMDQSGMADLRRFFALMNLFLASMLTMVLAGDTITFFFGWELMGLCSFFLIAFHTDSAQAVAAGRKAFIITRFADVFLLAALLLLFLEAASVRMDTLIPAGEVMEPYRLTIVALLLLGGALGKSAQLPFHTWLPSAMAGPTPVSALLHSATMVAAGAYLMVRFSPIVAAAPNVLTAAAVLGTATAAFGALSAIFQQDVKRMLAYSSISQIGYMMLAIGVGAPEVAIAHFVIHALFKSLLFLAAGDITHGCPAETGMESMRGAWRRKPLSYLAFVAGAVSLAGLPVITAGWWSKEAILASALGSGPLGVVLWSVALGSAVLTGAYIFRPVFLGLVPERRSVQARHSRHAAAEAATAAHHASRFSSPLAAVPMVLLALGALFGGAAVGPMIRFQGAEMPHIEGLTMWLAAAAPLLGAVLALALTFVPVLVAAVAGRSRTRRGVKVDGIYRYALILPFVKLILWLSRGAEFDGIYRQVFVRPFVRGVSWLNGYRGGIADPVGTLPVLAVLRAHRFVVERVAIDRLDGGWMRLAAGLVGLWGVARRVQTGRTREYALALAIGTAILLMLAWDTTWN; encoded by the coding sequence ATGATCGAGTTGACCCCCTGGCTGCTGCTGCTTCTGGTGCCGGCCCCGGCACTGGGCGTGTTTCTGATCCTGGGCCTTGATCCCTACCGGCTGCGCCGGGATGCGGTCAACGCGCTGGCGCTGCTGGGCGGCGTGGCGCCGATGCTGGTGATGGTGCCGCTGTCGGTTGCCTGCGGCATGGGCGAATGCCATGTGGTGGTGCCGGTGTTCACGCTGGTGGTCGGACAGGCCGAAGTGGCGCTGGCGCTGCTGCTCGACCCGCTGAGCGCGCTGGTCGGATCGACCGTGACGGTCGTGGGGGCGGCGGTGATGGTCTATGCCGTGCAATACATGGACCAGTCGGGCATGGCCGACCTGCGGCGCTTCTTTGCGCTGATGAACCTGTTCCTTGCGTCGATGCTGACCATGGTGTTGGCGGGCGACACCATCACCTTCTTCTTCGGGTGGGAGCTGATGGGGCTGTGCAGCTTCTTCCTGATCGCGTTCCACACCGATTCCGCGCAGGCGGTGGCGGCGGGGCGCAAGGCCTTCATCATCACGCGCTTTGCCGATGTCTTTCTGCTGGCGGCGCTGCTGCTGCTGTTTCTCGAAGCGGCCTCGGTGCGGATGGATACGCTGATCCCGGCCGGCGAGGTGATGGAGCCCTACCGGCTGACCATCGTGGCGCTGCTGCTGCTGGGGGGCGCGCTGGGCAAATCGGCGCAATTGCCGTTCCACACCTGGCTGCCCTCTGCGATGGCGGGGCCGACGCCGGTGTCGGCGCTGCTGCATTCGGCCACCATGGTGGCGGCGGGGGCCTATCTGATGGTGCGCTTTTCGCCCATCGTCGCCGCCGCGCCGAACGTGCTGACGGCGGCGGCGGTGCTGGGCACGGCGACGGCGGCCTTCGGCGCGCTGTCGGCGATCTTCCAGCAGGATGTGAAGCGGATGCTGGCCTATTCGTCGATCAGCCAGATCGGCTACATGATGCTGGCGATCGGGGTCGGCGCACCCGAGGTGGCGATTGCGCATTTCGTCATCCATGCGCTGTTCAAGTCGCTGCTGTTCCTCGCAGCGGGCGACATCACCCACGGCTGCCCGGCCGAAACCGGGATGGAATCGATGCGCGGGGCGTGGCGGCGCAAGCCGCTGTCCTATCTGGCCTTCGTGGCGGGGGCGGTGTCGCTGGCGGGGTTGCCGGTGATCACGGCCGGCTGGTGGTCGAAAGAGGCGATCCTCGCCTCGGCGCTGGGGTCGGGGCCGCTGGGCGTCGTGCTGTGGTCGGTGGCGCTGGGCTCCGCGGTGCTGACCGGGGCCTACATCTTCCGGCCGGTGTTCCTGGGGCTGGTGCCGGAGCGCAGGTCGGTTCAGGCCCGCCACAGCCGCCATGCCGCGGCCGAGGCCGCGACGGCGGCGCACCACGCCTCGCGCTTCAGCAGCCCGCTGGCGGCGGTGCCGATGGTGCTGCTCGCGCTGGGGGCGCTGTTCGGCGGCGCGGCGGTCGGGCCGATGATCCGGTTCCAGGGCGCAGAGATGCCGCATATCGAGGGGCTGACGATGTGGCTGGCGGCGGCGGCGCCGCTGCTGGGCGCGGTGCTGGCGCTGGCGCTGACCTTCGTGCCGGTGCTGGTGGCGGCGGTGGCGGGCAGAAGCCGGACCCGCCGCGGCGTCAAGGTCGACGGCATCTACCGCTATGCGCTGATCCTGCCCTTCGTGAAACTGATCCTGTGGCTGAGCCGGGGGGCAGAGTTCGACGGCATCTACCGACAGGTGTTCGTGCGGCCGTTCGTGCGCGGGGTCAGCTGGCTGAACGGCTACCGCGGCGGGATCGCCGATCCGGTCGGCACGCTGCCGGTGCTGGCGGTGCTGCGCGCGCACCGCTTCGTGGTCGAGCGGGTGGCGATCGACCGGCTTGACGGGGGCTGGATGCGCCTTGCGGCGGGTCTGGTCGGGTTGTGGGGCGTGGCGCGCCGGGTGCAGACCGGGCGGACGCGCGAGTATGCGCTGGCGCTGGCCATCGGCACCGCCATACTTCTGATGCTTGCATGGGATACGACATGGAACTGA
- the nuoG gene encoding NADH-quinone oxidoreductase subunit NuoG, which produces MTVKITINGREVEAEAGRDLLSTCLEQGVEVPHFCWHGDLGSVGACRLCAVRVFDGPQDTVGRIEMSCMTPVRDGQRVEVADPDAARFRAHVIEWLMLNHPHDCAVCEEGGACHLQDMTVATGHRNRRSDAPKRTHRNQDLGPLLTHEMNRCIACYRCVRFYRDYAGGTDLDVFGAHDRVYFGRATDGVLESPFAGNLAEICPTGVFNDKGWSQKYARRWDMAATPAICPHCAAGCNITLYERHGTLRQVQNRYHGALNGSFLCDRGRFGPLFADAARISVPRLGGAAVAPEAALEAARALVPGACGVGSPRASLEANFALRRLVGAGRFFAGVSDAEAALVRRMAAVLVAGPARIASMKDIETADAALVLGEDLTGTAPRAALALRQASRGASRALAAEKGVPGWQDAAVRVAGEGRLSPVTLVTPLPDALDDIARPALRRTPAQVAEFGFAVAAALRGEPVADAEALATATALAEAAAPLVVAGMGLGSGGAVEAAAAVVAELGVRARLALFPAEVNSMGLALLGGEGLEAAALALEAAPGPLFVLEADVFERADPATVARLMAAATSVIVLDCLETRLTAAADLVLPVASFAEAAGTVVNFEGRAQRGFAGLPEGRPAAWRVLSQIGGLFAEDATLEDVLAAMEADCPALAGAVDAAPVGVVPGRVARAPAPFSGRTASDLAGRLPEGTPPHDRDSGLSWTMEGIRGARVPPALSTGPVVPGMHSVSAAYHAQEYIGGPLKGGDPGAALLVAGQGGVTPVAPVPETDGEGLIWLPLHDAFSATETDRASPLLAARAPGPRLLLHPEDAAALGLAAGAAVLVEGAPTAAMLTLDAAMPRGHVGLSVGLAAPRGRAGRLRLEAAP; this is translated from the coding sequence GTGACAGTGAAGATCACGATCAACGGCCGCGAGGTCGAGGCCGAGGCCGGGCGCGACCTGCTGTCCACCTGTCTGGAACAGGGGGTCGAGGTGCCGCATTTCTGCTGGCATGGCGATCTGGGGTCGGTGGGCGCCTGCCGTCTGTGCGCGGTCAGGGTTTTCGATGGTCCGCAGGATACCGTGGGGCGGATCGAGATGTCGTGCATGACCCCGGTGCGCGACGGCCAGCGGGTCGAGGTTGCCGACCCCGACGCCGCGCGCTTCCGCGCCCATGTCATCGAATGGCTGATGCTCAACCACCCGCATGATTGCGCGGTTTGCGAGGAAGGCGGCGCCTGCCATTTGCAGGACATGACAGTGGCGACCGGCCACCGCAACCGCCGGTCCGATGCGCCCAAGCGCACCCACCGCAATCAGGATCTGGGGCCGCTGCTGACGCACGAAATGAACCGCTGCATCGCCTGCTATCGCTGCGTGCGCTTCTATCGCGACTATGCGGGCGGCACCGATCTGGATGTGTTTGGCGCGCATGACCGGGTGTATTTCGGCCGGGCGACCGATGGCGTGCTGGAAAGCCCCTTCGCGGGCAATCTGGCCGAGATCTGCCCGACCGGCGTGTTCAACGACAAGGGCTGGTCGCAGAAATACGCCCGCCGCTGGGACATGGCGGCGACGCCCGCGATCTGCCCGCATTGCGCGGCGGGCTGCAACATCACGCTTTATGAACGCCACGGCACGCTGCGGCAGGTGCAGAACCGCTATCACGGCGCGCTGAACGGGTCGTTCCTGTGCGACCGTGGTCGGTTCGGGCCGCTGTTTGCCGATGCCGCGCGGATTTCGGTGCCGCGCCTTGGTGGGGCCGCGGTGGCCCCCGAGGCGGCTTTGGAAGCGGCGCGGGCTTTGGTGCCGGGAGCTTGCGGCGTAGGCTCGCCCCGTGCGTCGCTGGAGGCGAATTTCGCGCTGCGGCGGCTGGTGGGGGCGGGGCGGTTCTTTGCTGGCGTGTCGGATGCCGAAGCCGCGCTGGTGCGGCGGATGGCGGCGGTTCTGGTGGCGGGGCCAGCACGCATCGCCAGCATGAAGGATATTGAAACCGCCGATGCGGCCCTTGTGCTGGGCGAGGATCTGACCGGCACCGCCCCGCGCGCCGCCCTGGCGTTGCGGCAGGCATCACGCGGGGCGTCGCGGGCGCTGGCGGCGGAAAAGGGCGTGCCCGGCTGGCAGGATGCGGCGGTGCGCGTGGCGGGTGAGGGGCGGCTGTCGCCTGTCACGCTGGTGACACCCTTGCCCGACGCGCTGGACGACATTGCCCGCCCGGCGCTGCGGCGGACCCCCGCACAGGTGGCCGAGTTCGGCTTTGCCGTGGCGGCGGCGCTGCGCGGCGAGCCGGTGGCGGATGCCGAGGCGCTGGCCACCGCAACCGCGCTGGCCGAGGCTGCGGCGCCGCTGGTGGTGGCCGGGATGGGGCTGGGGTCAGGCGGCGCGGTCGAGGCGGCGGCGGCGGTGGTGGCGGAACTTGGGGTGCGGGCGCGGCTGGCGCTGTTCCCGGCCGAGGTCAACAGCATGGGGCTGGCCCTGCTGGGCGGCGAGGGGCTGGAGGCGGCGGCGCTGGCGCTGGAGGCCGCGCCTGGTCCGCTGTTCGTGCTGGAGGCCGACGTGTTCGAGCGTGCCGACCCGGCGACGGTGGCGCGGCTGATGGCGGCGGCGACATCGGTCATTGTTCTGGATTGTCTGGAAACCCGGCTGACGGCAGCGGCCGATCTGGTGCTGCCGGTGGCGAGCTTTGCCGAGGCAGCGGGGACGGTGGTCAATTTCGAGGGCAGGGCGCAGCGCGGCTTTGCCGGACTGCCCGAGGGGCGGCCCGCCGCGTGGCGGGTGCTGTCGCAGATCGGCGGGCTGTTCGCCGAGGATGCAACGCTGGAGGACGTGCTTGCGGCGATGGAGGCCGACTGTCCGGCGCTGGCCGGGGCGGTTGACGCGGCCCCGGTCGGCGTTGTGCCCGGCCGGGTCGCCCGCGCGCCTGCGCCGTTTTCCGGGCGCACCGCGTCGGATCTGGCCGGACGGCTGCCCGAGGGCACGCCGCCGCACGACCGCGACTCTGGGTTAAGCTGGACGATGGAGGGCATTCGAGGGGCGCGCGTGCCGCCTGCGCTTTCGACCGGGCCGGTGGTGCCGGGGATGCATTCGGTGTCTGCCGCATACCATGCGCAGGAATACATCGGCGGGCCGCTGAAGGGCGGCGACCCCGGTGCGGCCTTGCTGGTGGCAGGGCAGGGTGGCGTGACCCCCGTGGCCCCCGTGCCGGAAACGGACGGCGAGGGGCTGATCTGGCTGCCGCTGCACGATGCCTTCTCGGCCACCGAGACCGACCGCGCGAGCCCGCTGCTGGCCGCCCGCGCGCCCGGGCCGCGCCTGTTGCTGCACCCCGAGGATGCGGCGGCGCTGGGGTTGGCGGCGGGGGCGGCCGTGCTGGTGGAGGGCGCGCCGACTGCGGCAATGCTGACGCTTGATGCCGCGATGCCGCGTGGCCATGTCGGACTTTCGGTGGGGCTTGCCGCACCACGCGGCCGGGCGGGCCGCCTGAGGCTGGAGGCCGCGCCATGA
- a CDS encoding NADH-ubiquinone oxidoreductase-F iron-sulfur binding region domain-containing protein, whose protein sequence is MTGLTPPNGLAPPNGLAPLTGRARPDRVPHTLAEWQALGGYGAVARALRMTPREVVDMVAEAHLNGRGGAGFPAAHKWRFMPEPGTTPGDGPSYLIVNGDEMEPGAFKDRLLLEALPHQVIEGATIAAYGTHASEVIVLIRDAYRGGIAAMQRAIAEAEAAGLLGQNILGSGFSLRMRVHPSAGRYIVGEETALIEALEGKRAVPRKRPPFPAQVGLWGRPTTVNNVETISLVPHILEHGAQWFRALSRTEEGGTKLYGVSGRVNRPQLIEAPMGTTARELIDRCGGVSGNGVLRCFQPGGGASGFLEPGDLDVPLDFGHTARAGSMFGTGTLIVLDQTACPVGVTARHMRFYARESCGWCTPCRDGLPWAARILDALEEGTATRSDLDVLAMTAAEAGPRGRSFCDLMGGAMGPLASLLARFGDLVAAHLDGGCPIRRGML, encoded by the coding sequence ATGACCGGCCTCACCCCCCCGAACGGCCTTGCCCCCCCGAACGGCCTTGCCCCCCTCACCGGGCGGGCGCGCCCCGACCGGGTGCCGCACACGCTGGCCGAATGGCAGGCGCTGGGCGGCTATGGTGCGGTGGCCCGCGCGCTGCGAATGACGCCGCGCGAGGTGGTGGACATGGTTGCCGAGGCGCATCTGAACGGGCGCGGCGGCGCGGGCTTTCCGGCGGCGCACAAATGGCGCTTCATGCCCGAGCCGGGCACGACGCCCGGTGACGGCCCAAGCTACCTGATCGTCAATGGTGACGAGATGGAGCCGGGCGCCTTCAAGGACCGCCTGCTGCTGGAGGCGCTGCCGCATCAGGTGATCGAGGGCGCGACCATCGCCGCCTACGGCACCCATGCGTCGGAGGTCATCGTGCTGATCCGCGACGCCTATCGCGGCGGCATCGCCGCCATGCAGCGCGCGATTGCCGAGGCCGAGGCGGCGGGACTGCTGGGCCAGAACATCCTGGGCTCGGGCTTCAGCCTGCGGATGCGGGTCCACCCTTCGGCCGGGCGCTACATCGTCGGCGAGGAAACCGCGCTGATCGAGGCGCTGGAGGGCAAGCGCGCCGTGCCCAGGAAGCGCCCGCCGTTCCCGGCGCAGGTCGGCCTCTGGGGGCGGCCGACCACGGTGAACAACGTCGAGACGATCTCGCTGGTGCCGCACATTCTGGAGCATGGCGCGCAATGGTTCCGCGCCCTGTCGCGCACCGAAGAAGGGGGCACCAAGCTCTACGGCGTCTCGGGCCGGGTCAACCGCCCGCAGCTGATCGAGGCGCCGATGGGCACCACGGCGCGCGAGCTGATCGACCGCTGCGGCGGCGTGTCGGGCAATGGCGTGCTGCGCTGCTTCCAGCCGGGCGGCGGCGCCTCGGGGTTTCTGGAACCGGGCGATCTGGATGTGCCGCTCGATTTCGGCCACACGGCGCGGGCGGGGTCGATGTTCGGCACGGGCACGCTGATCGTGCTGGACCAGACCGCCTGCCCGGTGGGGGTGACGGCGCGGCACATGCGCTTCTATGCCCGCGAAAGCTGCGGCTGGTGCACGCCCTGCCGCGACGGGCTGCCCTGGGCCGCGCGGATTCTGGATGCGCTGGAGGAGGGCACGGCGACCCGCTCCGACCTTGACGTGCTGGCGATGACGGCGGCCGAGGCCGGGCCGCGCGGCCGCAGCTTCTGCGACCTGATGGGCGGGGCGATGGGGCCGCTCGCCAGCCTGCTGGCGCGGTTCGGCGATCTGGTCGCGGCGCATCTTGACGGCGGCTGCCCGATCCGGAGGGGAATGCTGTGA